The Streptomyces sp. NBC_01275 genome has a segment encoding these proteins:
- a CDS encoding helix-turn-helix transcriptional regulator, protein MTSNVNPTVRRRRLGQELRKLREDKGMTAEQVAERLLVSQSKISRLENGRRSISQRDVRDLCGVYEVEDQRMVDSLMEMAKDSRQQGWWHAFGDIPYSVYIGLETDAESLRVYEPQVVTGLLQTRAYAEAIIQGALPETSVDEIEKRVQVRMKRQERITAENGPLRLWVVLDEASLRRVVGSRLVMREQLEHLTEVTRLPQVTVQVLPFDVGAHPGLNGQYTILEFTDAADSSVVYIEGVTSDLYLEKAHDVQQYSVMYEHLRAQALSVEQSRQTIEEVAKEYAR, encoded by the coding sequence GTGACGTCCAATGTCAATCCCACCGTCAGGCGACGCCGGTTGGGCCAGGAACTGCGCAAACTCCGCGAGGACAAGGGTATGACGGCCGAACAGGTCGCCGAACGCCTTCTTGTCTCCCAGTCGAAGATCAGCCGCCTGGAGAACGGCCGCCGCAGCATCAGCCAGCGCGACGTGCGCGACCTGTGCGGGGTCTACGAGGTCGAGGACCAGCGGATGGTCGACTCGCTGATGGAGATGGCCAAGGACTCCCGCCAGCAGGGCTGGTGGCATGCCTTCGGGGACATCCCGTACAGCGTGTACATCGGCTTGGAGACCGATGCGGAGTCGCTGCGCGTGTATGAGCCCCAGGTGGTGACGGGGTTGTTGCAGACGCGGGCGTATGCCGAGGCCATCATCCAGGGGGCGCTGCCCGAGACGTCGGTCGACGAGATCGAGAAGCGCGTCCAGGTGCGTATGAAGCGGCAGGAACGCATCACCGCCGAGAACGGTCCGCTGCGGCTGTGGGTGGTGCTGGACGAGGCGTCGCTGCGTCGCGTGGTCGGCAGTCGGCTGGTGATGCGCGAGCAGTTGGAGCACCTCACCGAGGTGACGCGTCTTCCGCAGGTCACCGTTCAGGTGCTGCCGTTCGACGTCGGGGCGCACCCCGGCCTCAACGGTCAGTACACGATCCTGGAGTTCACCGACGCGGCCGACTCGAGCGTGGTGTACATCGAGGGCGTGACCAGCGACCTCTATCTGGAGAAGGCGCACGACGTCCAGCAGTACTCGGTGATGTACGAGCACCTTCGGGCACAGGCGTTGAGCGTGGAGCAGTCGCGTCAGACCATCGAGGAAGTGGCGAAGGAATACGCGCGCTGA
- a CDS encoding slipin family protein — MEGTVVAVVALVVLGLLVLRSGMRVVNQVERGVVFRLGKALPSYRQPGITFLIPFADRMRKVNVQIVTMPVPTQEGITRDNVSVKVDAVVYFRVTDPLQAAIEVQDYVFAVGQVAQSSLRSIIGKSDLDDLLSDRERLHEGLALMIDSPAAGWGVHIDRVEIKDVQLPESLKRSMSRQAEAERERRARVITADGEFQAAQQLANASRIMSDTPEAMQLRLLQTVVEVAAEKNSTLVMPFPVELLRYFDKAAKHFGGDQNAPTPVAPTPVAATPVVPTPVASPETPAAPDSPAAPAAAVEQA; from the coding sequence CTCGTGCTGCGCAGTGGGATGCGGGTGGTCAACCAGGTCGAGCGCGGGGTCGTGTTCCGCCTGGGCAAGGCGCTGCCGTCGTACCGGCAGCCGGGCATCACCTTCCTGATCCCGTTCGCCGACCGCATGCGCAAGGTGAACGTGCAGATCGTGACCATGCCCGTGCCCACGCAGGAGGGCATCACCAGGGACAACGTGTCGGTGAAGGTCGACGCGGTCGTCTACTTCCGGGTGACCGACCCCCTTCAGGCCGCGATCGAGGTGCAGGACTACGTCTTCGCCGTCGGGCAGGTCGCCCAGTCCTCCCTCCGTTCCATCATCGGCAAGAGCGACCTGGACGACCTGCTGTCGGACCGGGAACGGCTGCACGAGGGGCTCGCGCTGATGATCGACAGCCCGGCCGCCGGCTGGGGCGTCCACATCGACCGCGTCGAGATCAAGGACGTACAGCTGCCGGAGTCGTTGAAGCGGTCCATGTCCCGGCAGGCGGAGGCCGAGCGGGAGCGGCGGGCCCGGGTCATCACGGCGGACGGCGAGTTCCAGGCGGCGCAGCAGCTCGCCAACGCCTCGCGGATCATGTCCGACACGCCCGAGGCGATGCAGCTGCGGCTGCTGCAGACCGTGGTCGAGGTCGCGGCCGAGAAGAACTCGACGCTCGTGATGCCGTTCCCGGTGGAGCTGCTGCGCTACTTCGACAAGGCGGCCAAGCACTTCGGCGGCGACCAGAACGCCCCGACTCCCGTCGCGCCCACGCCCGTTGCCGCCACACCCGTGGTCCCTACGCCGGTTGCGTCGCCGGAGACTCCTGCCGCTCCGGACTCCCCGGCCGCGCCCGCCGCTGCTGTCGAGCAAGCGTAG
- a CDS encoding helix-turn-helix transcriptional regulator, producing the protein MGWWQVNADTLARSRFVLSPYAETFAALKLLHAGVATHPGERAWLREQSPGYRRRLAADPVTALLVRSGLGRAWIADFLSPTPRDGETFEEAVARVRATRPEEARAHLLVSLAGPLPAELERDDLPERAAALLEYVWQETVRPSWDRRRRVLEADVVARTAQVSRGGWAAVLDSLRPGTRWLGESRFQVNLHEYPPREISGAELVFVPVTPRTGWVSWEARERYAVVYPCVGVLAEDHRERARAVPATLGALLGPARAAVLILLGESPLTTTQLTALTGQGLGSVGRHLRVLLDAGLVERRRAGRAVLYSRTGAGEVLVRAQARETGQSRKTEGAPGSRPVTGRS; encoded by the coding sequence ATGGGCTGGTGGCAGGTCAACGCCGACACGCTCGCGCGGAGTCGGTTCGTGCTGTCGCCGTACGCGGAGACCTTCGCCGCGCTGAAGCTGCTGCACGCGGGGGTGGCCACTCATCCCGGCGAGCGGGCGTGGCTGCGGGAGCAGTCGCCGGGGTACCGGCGGCGGCTCGCGGCCGATCCGGTCACCGCGCTGCTGGTGCGGTCGGGACTCGGCCGGGCGTGGATCGCGGACTTCCTGTCGCCGACGCCGAGGGACGGGGAGACGTTCGAGGAGGCGGTCGCGCGGGTGCGGGCGACCCGGCCCGAGGAGGCGCGGGCGCATCTGTTGGTCTCGCTCGCCGGGCCGCTGCCCGCCGAACTGGAGCGCGACGATCTGCCCGAGCGCGCGGCGGCGCTCCTGGAGTACGTCTGGCAGGAGACCGTACGGCCGTCCTGGGACCGGCGTCGGCGGGTCCTGGAGGCCGATGTCGTCGCGCGGACCGCGCAGGTGAGCCGGGGCGGCTGGGCGGCCGTCCTGGACTCGTTGCGCCCGGGGACACGGTGGCTCGGGGAGAGCCGGTTCCAGGTCAATCTGCACGAGTATCCGCCCCGCGAGATCTCCGGGGCCGAGCTGGTCTTCGTGCCGGTCACCCCACGGACCGGGTGGGTGTCGTGGGAGGCACGGGAGCGGTACGCCGTGGTCTACCCGTGCGTCGGAGTGCTGGCGGAGGACCACCGGGAGCGGGCGCGGGCGGTGCCGGCCACGCTGGGAGCCCTGCTGGGCCCGGCGCGGGCCGCGGTGCTGATCCTGCTCGGCGAGAGCCCCCTGACCACCACCCAGCTGACCGCCCTCACCGGGCAGGGCCTCGGCTCCGTGGGCCGCCATCTGCGGGTACTCCTCGACGCGGGTCTGGTGGAGCGGCGGCGGGCGGGGCGGGCGGTGCTCTATTCGCGGACGGGGGCGGGCGAGGTGCTGGTGCGGGCGCAGGCGCGGGAAACCGGACAGTCCCGGAAAACGGAGGGAGCCCCCGGAAGCCGTCCCGTCACCGGGCGGAGCTAG
- a CDS encoding D-alanyl-D-alanine carboxypeptidase: MAGESPDRSKQRESSAEPTSGSAGTVPEAREPRDPRIAVTRESESTASTSASGGGVDTATRVFSVRDLKTDEAEKPAEADEPAKAEEPAEADEPAEADEPAKASKAEEPEDAAEPEDAAEADADESAVEPTGEASELAVDADEPEDETAEPTEDAEKAAQGGSDGPGDAESPKSDSETPEDAPDAPGGGDERLRAVVAQWVTSADEKERSEADDERDDDERDDDEPEPRPEAAAKSAAKAAPKWAADASDKDDADDTDKKESKEKADKKDDEGDKEAEGGEPAADVSDDEPDDSPVDQPTAVFKAPRPAKPAVDQPTTTLKLSDAVRKAGPETKPEPKAEPEAKPAPEVERTSRFVALKPLDEPRTPKPAAPTGAAADVTALVPQIGPERTTQQPLPPKPPLDLLAELTNTPPPPPTPLRTVGRRLKIWTPLVILLIVVFAIVQAVRPLPATALTLTAKDSYTFEGGKTQLPWPSEGQGWMDADGVGTMGSFGKQTPVAIGSVAKTMTAYIILKDHPMKAGEEGPEIEVDATAEKEGGYDLSGDESTLNTVKAGDQLTEKQALSAVLIPSANNIARLLARWDAGSEAAFVKKMNATAKELGMTNTTYTDPSGLKETTVSTAEDQVKLGRAFVKVPALVAISSAASWTDPSGKYWTNYNTLPYYIGAIGIKTGSTTAAGGNLLFASRKKVNGRTVTLVGAVLGQHKPKILETVNAVSKTALLAAQDALTSAKILKKGDVVGYVDDKLGGHTPVVITKDVPAVGWAGMTVKLSFTADEVPHTAKAGTQVGTLTVGDGSSSAVKVPVALQADLVEPGFSDKLKRVG, translated from the coding sequence GTGGCGGGCGAGTCCCCCGACAGGTCGAAGCAGCGCGAGTCGTCGGCAGAACCGACGTCGGGGAGCGCGGGCACGGTTCCCGAAGCACGCGAGCCCCGCGATCCGCGGATCGCGGTGACGCGGGAGAGCGAGTCGACGGCCTCGACGTCCGCGTCGGGGGGCGGGGTGGACACGGCGACCCGGGTGTTCTCCGTACGGGACCTGAAGACCGACGAGGCCGAGAAGCCGGCGGAGGCCGACGAGCCCGCGAAGGCCGAGGAGCCCGCTGAGGCCGACGAGCCCGCTGAGGCCGACGAGCCCGCGAAGGCTTCGAAGGCCGAGGAGCCCGAGGACGCGGCGGAGCCCGAGGACGCGGCGGAGGCTGACGCCGACGAATCCGCCGTAGAGCCCACCGGGGAAGCCTCCGAACTCGCCGTGGACGCCGACGAGCCCGAGGACGAGACCGCCGAGCCGACCGAGGACGCCGAGAAGGCCGCCCAGGGCGGTTCTGACGGCCCCGGGGACGCCGAGAGCCCCAAGAGCGACTCGGAGACCCCCGAGGACGCCCCTGACGCCCCTGGGGGCGGCGACGAGCGGCTGCGGGCGGTCGTGGCCCAGTGGGTGACCTCCGCGGACGAGAAGGAACGTTCCGAGGCCGACGACGAGCGCGACGACGACGAGCGCGACGACGACGAGCCGGAGCCCCGGCCGGAGGCCGCGGCCAAGTCCGCCGCCAAGGCCGCGCCGAAGTGGGCGGCCGACGCCTCTGACAAGGACGACGCGGACGACACGGACAAGAAGGAAAGCAAGGAGAAGGCGGACAAGAAGGACGACGAAGGCGACAAGGAAGCCGAGGGCGGCGAGCCCGCGGCCGACGTCTCCGACGACGAGCCCGACGACTCCCCCGTAGACCAGCCCACCGCCGTCTTCAAGGCCCCCCGGCCCGCCAAGCCCGCCGTCGACCAGCCGACCACCACGCTGAAGCTGAGCGACGCCGTCAGGAAGGCCGGGCCGGAGACCAAGCCCGAGCCGAAGGCGGAGCCCGAGGCCAAGCCCGCGCCGGAGGTCGAGCGGACCAGCAGGTTCGTCGCGCTCAAGCCGCTCGACGAGCCGCGCACGCCGAAGCCCGCCGCGCCGACCGGCGCCGCCGCCGACGTCACCGCTCTCGTCCCCCAGATCGGTCCCGAGCGCACCACGCAGCAGCCGCTGCCGCCGAAGCCGCCGCTGGATCTGCTGGCCGAGCTGACGAACACCCCGCCGCCTCCGCCGACCCCGCTGCGGACGGTCGGGCGGCGGCTGAAGATCTGGACGCCGCTGGTCATCCTGCTGATCGTCGTGTTTGCGATCGTGCAGGCCGTGCGCCCGCTGCCGGCGACCGCGTTGACCCTCACCGCGAAGGACTCGTACACCTTCGAGGGCGGCAAGACGCAGCTGCCCTGGCCGAGTGAGGGGCAGGGCTGGATGGACGCCGACGGCGTCGGCACGATGGGCAGTTTCGGCAAGCAGACGCCCGTGGCCATCGGCTCGGTCGCCAAGACCATGACGGCGTACATCATCCTCAAGGACCACCCGATGAAGGCCGGGGAGGAAGGTCCGGAGATCGAGGTCGACGCGACGGCGGAGAAGGAGGGCGGCTACGACCTCTCCGGCGACGAGTCGACGCTCAACACCGTCAAGGCCGGCGACCAACTCACCGAGAAGCAGGCCCTGTCGGCCGTTCTGATCCCCTCCGCCAACAACATCGCGCGGCTGCTCGCGCGCTGGGACGCGGGCTCGGAGGCGGCGTTCGTGAAGAAGATGAACGCCACCGCCAAGGAACTGGGGATGACGAACACGACGTACACCGACCCGTCGGGCCTGAAGGAGACCACCGTCTCCACGGCCGAGGACCAGGTGAAGCTCGGCCGCGCGTTCGTTAAGGTCCCGGCCCTGGTCGCCATCTCCAGCGCGGCCAGCTGGACCGACCCGTCCGGCAAGTACTGGACGAACTACAACACTCTGCCGTACTACATCGGCGCGATCGGCATCAAGACCGGCAGCACCACCGCGGCCGGCGGCAACCTGCTCTTCGCCTCCCGCAAGAAGGTCAACGGGCGGACGGTGACCCTCGTCGGCGCGGTCCTCGGCCAGCACAAGCCGAAGATCCTCGAGACGGTCAACGCGGTCAGCAAGACGGCGCTGCTCGCCGCCCAGGACGCGCTCACCTCGGCGAAGATCCTGAAGAAGGGCGACGTCGTCGGGTACGTGGACGACAAGCTGGGCGGGCACACGCCCGTCGTCATCACCAAGGACGTCCCCGCCGTCGGCTGGGCGGGCATGACGGTGAAGCTGTCCTTCACCGCCGACGAGGTGCCGCACACGGCGAAGGCGGGCACCCAGGTGGGCACGCTCACCGTCGGGGACGGCTCCAGCAGTGCCGTGAAGGTGCCGGTCGCCCTTCAGGCGGACCTGGTCGAGCCGGGCTTCTCGGACAAGCTGAAGCGCGTCGGCTGA
- a CDS encoding MFS transporter → MRTDPRPQGYRQLFRTPEFTPLFLTSAAQGAAQTVGGLALATLVYRATDSPLLSAVSMFGPSLAQVLGATTLLSAADRLPPRATMAGVALAFAAGTALMSLPGLPIWALFTVVLVLGLIASLGGGVRWGLLNEILSTGVEGGRDGKAGYLLGRSVFNMMSGLTQVVGFATGGVLLTALSPRVALLLAAGLYLAASVGLRLGLSGRPPRASGRPSVAATWRTNALLWSSRPRRLTYLGLWIPNGLVVGCESLYVSYAPDSAGTLFACGALGMLAGDVTVGRLVPPAVRRRLATPLLLLLALPYGFFVLHPAVPVAAVLAAVSSVGFGASLVQQERLMSLTPDELSGHALGLHSSGMLTMQGVAAALAGSAAQLASPGAAMTVMALTSAGVTLVLATLARQQRRARPGSPERQESPATQPA, encoded by the coding sequence ATGCGTACCGACCCACGCCCCCAGGGCTACCGACAGCTCTTCCGCACCCCGGAGTTCACCCCGCTCTTCCTGACCTCGGCCGCCCAGGGCGCGGCCCAGACCGTGGGCGGTCTGGCCCTCGCCACCCTGGTGTACCGGGCGACGGACTCACCGCTGCTGTCCGCGGTCAGCATGTTCGGCCCGTCCCTGGCCCAGGTGCTGGGCGCGACCACCCTCCTCTCGGCGGCCGACCGGCTGCCGCCCCGGGCGACGATGGCGGGCGTCGCGCTCGCCTTCGCGGCCGGTACGGCGTTGATGTCGCTGCCCGGCCTGCCGATCTGGGCGCTCTTCACCGTCGTACTCGTCCTCGGTCTGATCGCGTCGCTCGGCGGGGGAGTCCGCTGGGGTCTGCTGAACGAGATCCTGTCGACGGGCGTCGAGGGCGGCCGGGACGGCAAGGCCGGCTATCTGCTGGGGCGTTCGGTGTTCAACATGATGAGCGGGCTCACGCAGGTCGTCGGGTTCGCGACGGGCGGGGTGCTGCTGACCGCGCTGTCGCCGCGCGTGGCGCTGCTGCTGGCGGCCGGGCTGTATCTGGCCGCGTCGGTCGGCCTGCGTCTGGGCCTGTCCGGCCGGCCGCCGCGGGCGTCGGGCCGCCCGTCCGTCGCGGCGACCTGGCGCACCAACGCCCTCCTGTGGTCCTCCCGCCCACGCCGCCTCACCTACCTGGGCCTGTGGATCCCCAACGGCCTGGTGGTCGGCTGCGAATCCCTCTACGTGTCCTACGCCCCCGACAGCGCGGGGACGCTGTTCGCCTGCGGGGCGCTGGGGATGCTGGCGGGAGACGTCACGGTGGGGCGTCTCGTGCCGCCTGCCGTACGCCGCCGACTGGCCACGCCCCTCCTGCTGTTGCTGGCCCTGCCGTACGGGTTCTTCGTCCTGCACCCGGCGGTTCCCGTGGCCGCGGTCCTCGCCGCCGTGTCCTCCGTCGGCTTCGGCGCGAGTCTGGTCCAGCAGGAGCGGCTGATGTCCCTCACCCCGGACGAACTCAGCGGCCACGCCCTGGGGTTGCACTCCTCCGGAATGCTCACGATGCAGGGCGTGGCCGCGGCGCTGGCGGGCTCGGCGGCTCAACTCGCCTCGCCCGGGGCGGCGATGACGGTGATGGCGCTGACCTCCGCCGGGGTGACGCTGGTGCTGGCTACGCTTGCTCGACAGCAGCGGCGGGCGCGGCCGGGGAGTCCGGAGCGGCAGGAGTCTCCGGCGACGCAACCGGCGTAG
- a CDS encoding DUF397 domain-containing protein: protein MAILQGGTKTWTTSTYTNGGGACVQVKSPTESTLAVRDSKVPDGPRLAFPPDAWNAFVASVKA, encoded by the coding sequence GTGGCAATTCTTCAGGGCGGCACGAAAACGTGGACGACGTCTACGTACACCAATGGGGGCGGTGCGTGTGTACAGGTGAAGTCCCCCACCGAGTCGACGTTGGCCGTACGGGACTCCAAAGTCCCTGACGGGCCCCGCCTGGCGTTCCCGCCCGACGCGTGGAACGCCTTCGTTGCCTCCGTCAAGGCCTGA
- a CDS encoding carboxymuconolactone decarboxylase family protein gives MEARLNLMESPHAAKALKHIVSAGKALVSDSALPPVTRELVMLRASQINGCGFCVDMHTKDAAHAGETPTRLHLVAAWREARVFTDAERAALELTEQGTRIADAAGGVTDEVWANAAKHYDEDQLATLVTVIAFMNTANRLNVIIRQPGGDYQPGQFG, from the coding sequence ATGGAAGCCCGCTTGAACCTCATGGAAAGCCCGCACGCGGCCAAGGCGTTGAAGCACATCGTCTCCGCGGGCAAGGCGCTCGTCTCGGACTCGGCGCTGCCGCCCGTGACCCGGGAACTCGTGATGCTCCGGGCGAGTCAGATCAACGGCTGCGGTTTCTGCGTCGACATGCACACCAAGGACGCCGCACACGCCGGGGAGACCCCGACCCGCCTCCACCTGGTCGCGGCCTGGCGGGAGGCCAGGGTCTTCACCGACGCCGAGCGCGCCGCCCTGGAGCTGACGGAGCAGGGCACCCGTATCGCCGACGCGGCCGGCGGCGTCACGGACGAGGTCTGGGCGAACGCCGCCAAGCACTACGACGAGGACCAGCTCGCCACCCTGGTGACGGTCATCGCCTTCATGAACACGGCCAACCGCCTGAACGTCATCATCCGGCAGCCCGGCGGCGACTACCAGCCCGGCCAGTTCGGCTAG
- a CDS encoding glutathione peroxidase, translated as MTTDAVSSPLNVEIGSLKGGSAELSQYAGQAVLIVNVASKCGLTPQYTGLERLQERYAAQGFTVLGVPCNQFLGQEPGSAEEIAEFCSATYGVTFPLTEKVEVNGDARHALYDRLVDFADAEGHSGDIRWNFEKFLIGRDGTVVARFSPQTEPESAELVAALEKAVA; from the coding sequence ATGACTACAGATGCCGTTTCCTCCCCCCTCAATGTCGAGATCGGTTCTCTCAAGGGCGGTTCCGCGGAGCTGTCGCAGTACGCGGGACAGGCCGTGCTCATCGTGAACGTGGCCTCCAAGTGCGGTCTGACCCCGCAGTACACGGGCCTGGAGCGACTCCAGGAGCGGTACGCGGCGCAGGGCTTCACCGTGCTCGGGGTGCCCTGCAACCAGTTCCTCGGACAGGAGCCGGGCAGCGCCGAGGAGATCGCGGAGTTCTGCTCGGCGACGTACGGCGTGACCTTCCCGCTGACCGAGAAGGTCGAGGTGAACGGCGACGCCCGGCACGCGCTGTACGACCGTCTGGTCGACTTCGCGGACGCGGAGGGCCACAGCGGCGACATCCGTTGGAACTTCGAGAAGTTCCTGATCGGCCGGGACGGCACGGTCGTGGCCCGCTTCTCGCCGCAGACCGAGCCGGAGTCGGCGGAGCTCGTGGCGGCGCTGGAGAAGGCCGTCGCCTAG
- a CDS encoding MerR family transcriptional regulator, which translates to MTEDAVVDDELLTIGAFAARARLSAKALRLYDRLGLLSPAHVDEVSGYRYYRADQAERARLVALLRQLDMPLARIAELVEADGTDAAALLAAYWTDVETRVAGQRTLAEYLRGRLSGRSSEMYGRFVVETVEVPEQVLITETRHTLADELPAWIGASLGRLEAAAKECGGVTAAPFVAYHAEVSMESDGPAESCVPVADEAAARAWAEKQGRTWQTKVRVEPARRLVYTRITKAQVAHPQIMAAFEAVEQWVAAHGLRYAGPCREVYFADWDTAGPDDPVCDVAFPVQRA; encoded by the coding sequence GTGACGGAGGATGCTGTGGTGGACGACGAACTGCTCACCATCGGCGCGTTCGCGGCCCGGGCCCGGCTGTCGGCCAAAGCCCTACGGCTGTACGACCGCCTGGGACTGCTGTCGCCGGCCCACGTCGACGAGGTCAGCGGCTACCGCTACTACCGCGCCGACCAGGCCGAGCGAGCCCGCCTCGTGGCCCTGCTACGACAGCTCGACATGCCGCTCGCCCGGATCGCCGAGCTGGTCGAGGCGGACGGCACGGACGCGGCCGCACTGCTCGCCGCGTACTGGACGGACGTCGAGACCCGGGTCGCCGGACAGCGCACGCTCGCCGAGTACCTCCGTGGACGACTGTCGGGGAGGAGCTCCGAGATGTACGGAAGGTTCGTGGTCGAGACGGTCGAGGTGCCGGAGCAGGTGCTGATCACCGAGACACGGCACACGCTGGCGGACGAGCTGCCGGCGTGGATCGGGGCCTCGCTGGGGCGTCTGGAGGCGGCGGCGAAGGAGTGCGGGGGCGTGACCGCCGCGCCGTTCGTCGCCTACCACGCCGAGGTGTCGATGGAGAGCGACGGCCCCGCCGAGTCCTGTGTGCCGGTCGCGGACGAGGCGGCTGCCCGGGCGTGGGCCGAGAAGCAGGGCCGGACCTGGCAGACGAAGGTCCGCGTGGAACCGGCCCGGCGACTCGTCTACACCCGCATCACCAAGGCCCAGGTGGCCCACCCGCAGATCATGGCCGCCTTCGAGGCGGTGGAGCAGTGGGTCGCCGCCCACGGGCTCCGGTACGCCGGCCCGTGCCGCGAGGTGTACTTCGCGGACTGGGACACGGCGGGCCCGGACGACCCGGTGTGCGACGTGGCGTTCCCGGTGCAGCGGGCCTAG
- a CDS encoding GPP34 family phosphoprotein translates to MGRSRRTLPEELLLLALDPTTGTTAQPQSLDLGLAGAQLVELALAGRIAPDGDRIAVVAPRPTGDPTLDCALELLRRRGAPVRAVHWIGGPRLGLRQTYLSHLERCGMVAAVAGQMCGVLPTTRYQATDNEISREIKARLDSAIRTGVPPDPRTAALAALAHAVGLGKHLYPGNEGRSSRSRLRDLIRHDPMGGLVAHAVMDVQNGAGAQPRRSATAQPAGRQAGPVGPGVRSAPEPARGVPVQPRRGSMARVVAH, encoded by the coding sequence ATGGGCAGGAGCCGCAGAACTCTTCCGGAAGAGCTTCTGTTGCTGGCGTTGGACCCGACCACGGGTACCACCGCACAGCCGCAGTCGCTCGACCTTGGTCTGGCCGGAGCGCAGCTAGTGGAGCTCGCGCTGGCCGGACGGATAGCCCCTGACGGGGATCGTATCGCCGTGGTGGCACCACGGCCGACTGGAGATCCGACTTTGGACTGCGCGTTGGAGTTGCTGCGAAGGCGTGGCGCTCCGGTACGGGCTGTCCACTGGATCGGCGGGCCGCGCCTTGGGCTTCGCCAGACGTACCTCTCGCATCTGGAACGGTGCGGCATGGTTGCCGCCGTAGCGGGACAGATGTGTGGAGTGCTGCCGACGACTCGCTATCAGGCGACCGACAACGAGATCAGCCGGGAGATCAAGGCCCGGCTGGACTCCGCGATCCGCACCGGCGTACCGCCGGACCCGCGGACCGCGGCGCTCGCCGCACTGGCGCACGCGGTCGGCCTCGGCAAGCACCTGTATCCGGGGAACGAGGGACGCTCGTCCCGCTCCCGGCTGCGGGACCTGATCAGGCACGACCCGATGGGCGGTCTCGTGGCGCACGCCGTGATGGACGTCCAGAACGGTGCTGGGGCACAGCCACGCCGCAGCGCCACCGCACAACCCGCCGGCCGTCAGGCCGGACCGGTCGGACCAGGCGTCAGGTCCGCCCCGGAACCCGCCCGTGGAGTTCCGGTGCAGCCGCGCCGCGGATCGATGGCGCGTGTCGTGGCCCACTGA